The following are encoded together in the Candidatus Tumulicola sp. genome:
- the purE gene encoding 5-(carboxyamino)imidazole ribonucleotide mutase — protein sequence MADSRGSVRVGIIMGSRSDWEIMEPARATLDELGVGCEMRVVSAHRMPDEMFEYAASAAERGLLAIIAGAGGAAHLPGMTAAKTLVPVIGVPVQSKALNGVDSLLSIAQMPPGVPVATMAIGGAINAALFAARIVALGDPAVAEQLAAYMARMHETAKSSTPE from the coding sequence ATGGCAGATTCGCGAGGCTCCGTTCGAGTCGGAATTATCATGGGCAGCCGGTCGGATTGGGAAATCATGGAGCCGGCGCGCGCAACCCTCGACGAATTGGGCGTCGGCTGTGAAATGCGCGTGGTGTCGGCGCATCGCATGCCGGATGAAATGTTCGAATACGCGGCCTCGGCCGCCGAGCGCGGGCTGCTGGCGATCATCGCCGGAGCGGGCGGTGCGGCGCATCTGCCCGGCATGACGGCGGCCAAGACGCTGGTCCCGGTCATCGGCGTACCGGTGCAGTCGAAGGCGCTCAACGGGGTCGATTCGTTGTTGTCGATCGCGCAGATGCCGCCCGGCGTTCCGGTGGCGACGATGGCGATCGGCGGAGCAATTAACGCCGCGCTGTTTGCCGCGCGGATCGTGGCGCTCGGCGATCCCGCGGTAGCGGAACAGCTCGCTGCCTACATGGCGCGCATGCACGAAACGGCGAAGTCGTCGACCCCCGAGTGA
- a CDS encoding 5-(carboxyamino)imidazole ribonucleotide synthase: MTDPIQTIGVIGGGQLGRMFAVDAKRMGYDVLTLDPQERSPAGQVADQQIVARYDDLGAIEELGRRSDIVTYEFENVAISSVEHLENSGHKVSPSSSVLRITQDRMLEKRFVRSCGIGTTAFESVDAAADLQSAIATVGFPAILKTVRGGYDGKGQWRVENLTQAEAAVTEAKGAPLIFERVVPFRCEVSVVATRDEHDNVVAYPVGENQHRHGILSMTIAPARIGAAIAARAQEMAATIGRGLNLVGTFCVEFFLTEDGKLLVNEIAPRPHNSGHYTIDVTQCSQYEQHVRAICDLPLSPPILLSNAIMMNILGDGNGDRLGGVTDLLSDPTIVLHMYGKRHAVAGRKMGHFTMLVDGPLDDTAIGKARASHAKLRWTN, translated from the coding sequence GTGACCGACCCGATACAAACGATCGGCGTGATCGGCGGCGGCCAGCTGGGCCGCATGTTTGCGGTCGACGCCAAGCGCATGGGCTACGACGTACTAACGCTCGACCCGCAAGAGCGTTCGCCCGCCGGACAAGTCGCCGACCAGCAAATCGTCGCGCGTTATGACGATCTCGGCGCGATCGAAGAACTTGGGCGTCGCAGCGATATCGTGACGTACGAATTCGAAAACGTCGCGATTTCGTCGGTCGAGCATCTGGAGAATTCCGGGCACAAAGTTTCGCCCTCGAGTTCGGTGCTGCGCATCACGCAGGACCGTATGCTCGAAAAGCGTTTCGTTCGGTCGTGCGGCATCGGCACGACGGCGTTTGAAAGCGTGGATGCTGCGGCCGATCTGCAGAGCGCGATTGCGACGGTTGGTTTCCCTGCGATTCTAAAGACGGTTCGCGGCGGCTATGACGGTAAGGGCCAGTGGCGCGTCGAGAATTTGACGCAGGCCGAGGCTGCGGTTACCGAAGCGAAAGGTGCGCCGCTGATTTTCGAGCGCGTCGTACCGTTTCGTTGTGAAGTGAGCGTCGTCGCGACGCGCGACGAGCACGACAACGTCGTCGCGTATCCGGTGGGCGAGAACCAACACCGGCACGGAATTCTGTCGATGACGATCGCGCCGGCCCGTATCGGGGCAGCGATCGCGGCGCGCGCGCAAGAAATGGCCGCGACGATCGGCCGTGGATTGAATCTCGTCGGTACGTTCTGCGTGGAGTTCTTCTTAACGGAAGATGGGAAGCTGCTCGTGAACGAGATCGCGCCGCGGCCGCACAACAGCGGCCATTACACCATCGACGTAACGCAGTGTTCCCAATACGAGCAACACGTGCGCGCGATCTGCGATCTGCCGCTGTCGCCGCCAATATTGTTGTCGAATGCGATCATGATGAATATTCTCGGCGACGGCAACGGCGATCGCCTCGGCGGCGTGACCGACTTATTGTCGGACCCAACGATCGTGTTGCACATGTATGGCAAACGCCACGCCGTCGCAGGACGGAAGATGGGTCACTTTACGATGCTGGTCGATGGCCCGCTCGATGATACTGCGATCGGGAAGGCTCGCGCCTCGCACGCGAAACTTCGTTGGACGAATTAA
- a CDS encoding glycosyltransferase family 4 protein: MRRRGLDVTLFATGNSTFEGKLASIVPVGLNQDPALSGDVFGALHIGEFFRRAHEFDLIHNNFDWKPLTYAMSSGLPTMITTIHGFSSPQILAAYYDAAWRSFFCSISDSDRDPGLDYLATTYNGIDPSLFTFRDTPGDYLVFLARFHPEKGAHLAIEVAKHAGIRLKMAGIPQDENYFNEQVAPHIDGDAVQFIGPVEREARDELLSNALALVHMTTRPERFGLTLIEAMACGTPVLGARMGSIPEIVVDGVTGFLCDNVEDAVAKAPGLAKLSRRACRQHVEATFSNERMIDRYIAAYTEAIALGAPPEPDHRTLAARKHDWWDRPQGYTDIPEKPKSLKFS; encoded by the coding sequence ATGCGCCGGCGTGGACTCGACGTCACGCTGTTCGCGACCGGCAACTCGACGTTCGAAGGCAAGCTCGCGTCGATCGTCCCGGTCGGACTCAACCAGGATCCGGCGCTTTCCGGCGACGTCTTCGGCGCGTTGCACATTGGCGAGTTCTTCCGTCGCGCGCACGAATTCGACCTGATCCATAACAATTTCGATTGGAAGCCGCTGACCTACGCAATGTCGTCGGGACTGCCGACCATGATTACTACGATTCATGGTTTTTCGTCTCCGCAAATCCTCGCGGCGTACTACGACGCCGCATGGCGCAGCTTCTTCTGCTCGATTTCGGATTCCGATCGCGATCCCGGTTTAGACTATCTCGCGACGACGTACAACGGTATCGACCCGAGCCTGTTTACTTTTCGTGACACCCCGGGCGACTATCTTGTATTTCTCGCTCGCTTCCATCCCGAAAAAGGCGCACATCTGGCGATCGAGGTTGCCAAGCACGCGGGCATTCGGCTCAAGATGGCCGGCATACCGCAAGACGAGAATTATTTCAACGAACAGGTCGCGCCGCATATCGATGGCGACGCGGTGCAGTTCATCGGCCCGGTCGAACGCGAAGCGCGCGACGAATTGCTTTCCAACGCGCTGGCATTAGTTCATATGACGACGCGACCCGAGCGGTTCGGCCTCACGTTGATTGAAGCGATGGCGTGCGGAACGCCGGTTCTCGGCGCGCGCATGGGGTCGATTCCCGAAATCGTCGTCGACGGCGTGACCGGCTTCTTGTGCGACAACGTTGAGGATGCCGTCGCGAAGGCGCCCGGCTTGGCAAAGCTCAGCCGGCGCGCTTGTCGTCAGCATGTCGAAGCGACGTTTTCGAACGAACGAATGATCGACCGATATATCGCCGCCTACACCGAGGCGATCGCTCTGGGCGCACCGCCGGAACCGGATCACCGGACGCTCGCCGCGCGCAAACACGATTGGTGGGATCGTCCGCAAGGGTACACCGATATTCCGGAAAAGCCGAAATCGCTGAAGTTCTCCTGA
- a CDS encoding amidohydrolase family protein — MIVRAGLLYDGTLEPPKSNVDIVVADGKIAELRVASGECDARAASVTPGLVNAHAHLEMSGEADVMGAIASSTPGQRLLRAVANARKSLAAGVTTIRDLGSSNAIAQDIRDGTTAGTIDGPRIRAAGAVLCMTGGHGWFLGRAVDSPWDARKAVREQLLAGADCIKLIATGGVLTRGAVPGNAQLTPDELTSAVDEAHRHGMRVAAHAIGTLGIKNALRAGVDSIEHGHMLDDEAIALFKERGTYLVPTLSAPTCILAHLEEGHQPQFVVDKAHIVNEAMLVNIRKAYENGVRIAGGSDAGTPYNMHENYAYEVELMWSLLGMTPQQALHAATAVSAELLGLHRGIVAIGEPADMLLLDGDAGQDVRALQHPKRVVKAGEFVRA, encoded by the coding sequence ATGATCGTTCGAGCCGGACTGCTGTACGACGGAACACTAGAGCCCCCGAAGAGCAACGTCGATATCGTCGTCGCCGATGGCAAAATCGCCGAGCTTCGCGTTGCGAGCGGTGAGTGCGACGCGCGAGCGGCCTCCGTAACGCCGGGATTGGTCAACGCGCACGCGCACCTCGAAATGTCGGGTGAGGCGGACGTTATGGGTGCGATTGCGTCATCGACGCCCGGCCAGCGGCTGCTACGAGCCGTCGCCAACGCTCGCAAGAGTTTGGCAGCCGGCGTGACGACCATTCGAGATCTCGGCAGCTCGAACGCGATCGCGCAAGACATCCGCGACGGCACTACGGCCGGCACGATCGACGGCCCGCGCATACGAGCTGCCGGCGCGGTGTTGTGTATGACCGGCGGACACGGCTGGTTTCTGGGACGCGCCGTCGATTCTCCGTGGGACGCGCGTAAAGCCGTGCGCGAGCAGCTGTTAGCCGGTGCGGATTGCATCAAGCTGATCGCGACCGGCGGCGTGTTGACCCGCGGCGCCGTGCCGGGCAATGCGCAGCTTACACCCGACGAGCTCACGTCAGCCGTCGATGAGGCGCATCGCCACGGAATGCGCGTTGCTGCGCACGCGATCGGGACCCTGGGTATCAAGAATGCCTTGCGCGCCGGTGTGGATTCGATCGAGCACGGGCACATGCTCGACGATGAGGCCATCGCGCTATTCAAGGAACGGGGTACGTATCTCGTGCCGACGCTGAGCGCACCGACTTGTATCCTGGCACACTTGGAAGAGGGTCATCAGCCGCAGTTCGTCGTCGATAAGGCCCACATCGTGAACGAGGCGATGCTCGTCAACATTCGCAAAGCCTACGAAAACGGCGTGCGCATCGCCGGCGGTTCGGACGCCGGCACGCCCTACAACATGCACGAGAACTACGCGTACGAAGTCGAGCTGATGTGGTCGCTTCTCGGCATGACGCCGCAGCAAGCATTGCACGCCGCCACCGCCGTCTCGGCCGAGTTACTCGGTTTGCACCGCGGAATCGTAGCGATCGGCGAGCCCGCCGACATGCTGTTGCTCGACGGCGACGCCGGACAGGATGTCCGCGCGCTGCAGCATCCAAAGCGCGTCGTCAAAGCGGGCGAGTTCGTACGCGCATAA
- a CDS encoding hydroxymethylglutaryl-CoA lyase, producing MLPKNVTLFEMGPRDGLQNESQTILADAKVRFIELLSESGLKWIEATSFVSPKAIPQLGDAVEVFGRIKKTPGVRYPVLTPNLKGYADARAAGADAIAVFSAASNEFTRRNINMTVEESLATFRQVVRAAKDDGVWVRGYVSTAFGSPFGDEVTPQSVVDVAVELMDMGCDGVSIGDTIGVGVPSQVEQLVPLLVNEIPLDRIGFHFHDTRGTALANIYAALRLGAHVFDSSAGGLGGCPYAPGATGNIGTEDVLYMLDQMGVNTGVDIDKVRAASRYIATVLDHPLTSRTYQALEAGDKRAAAAVTA from the coding sequence ATGCTGCCGAAAAACGTAACGCTGTTCGAAATGGGTCCGCGCGACGGTCTGCAAAACGAGTCGCAGACGATTCTAGCCGATGCCAAGGTTCGCTTTATCGAGTTGCTGTCGGAATCAGGCTTAAAATGGATCGAAGCGACTTCGTTCGTCAGTCCGAAAGCGATCCCACAGCTCGGCGATGCGGTCGAAGTTTTCGGGCGGATTAAGAAAACGCCCGGCGTTCGCTATCCGGTTTTGACGCCGAATCTCAAAGGGTACGCGGATGCGAGAGCAGCCGGAGCCGATGCGATCGCGGTTTTTTCCGCTGCCTCGAACGAATTCACACGCCGTAACATCAACATGACGGTCGAGGAGTCGCTGGCGACGTTCCGGCAAGTCGTACGCGCGGCAAAAGATGACGGCGTATGGGTGCGTGGTTACGTTTCAACCGCTTTTGGTTCGCCGTTCGGCGACGAAGTAACGCCGCAAAGCGTGGTCGACGTCGCGGTCGAGCTGATGGATATGGGCTGCGACGGCGTTTCGATCGGCGACACGATCGGTGTCGGCGTCCCGTCGCAAGTCGAACAACTCGTCCCGCTGCTCGTGAACGAGATTCCGCTCGACCGCATCGGCTTCCATTTTCACGACACGCGCGGAACGGCGCTGGCGAATATCTATGCGGCGTTGCGCTTAGGTGCACACGTCTTCGACTCGTCGGCCGGCGGGTTGGGTGGCTGTCCCTACGCCCCGGGCGCGACGGGCAACATCGGCACCGAGGACGTGCTCTATATGCTCGATCAGATGGGCGTCAACACGGGCGTCGATATCGATAAGGTCCGGGCGGCGTCGCGCTACATCGCGACCGTCCTCGACCATCCGCTCACCAGCAGAACGTACCAAGCACTCGAAGCCGGCGACAAACGGGCCGCCGCAGCCGTTACGGCTTAA
- a CDS encoding acetyl-CoA carboxylase biotin carboxylase subunit: MIQRLLIANRGEIAVRIARGAREMGIVPLGIYSEADAEAYHLEFMDDARCVGPAPATESYLDIEAVVAAGVAMRADAVHPGYGFLSERAAFARAVAAAGMTFVGPSPEAMAAMGSKIEAKRRVRESGVPTVPGYDGDDQSLEMLRAQAGQMGFPVLIKASAGGGGRGMRVVQNLADFDDALAAAQREAQSAFGDHAVLLEKYLIDPRHIEFQVLADAHGTTIHLGERECSIQRRHQKIVEEAPSVALSPELRATMGASAVAAARSVGYVNAGTCEFMLDSSGNYYFLEMNTRLQVEHPVTELVYGVDLVHWQLRIASGERLTISQDDARPRGWSIETRIYAEDPANHMLPSTGTIEHWIPPEGPGIRLDSGVAAGSDVSVYYDPMLAKLIVYGSDRAAAVARMDAALDDFVVDGVRTNIPLLSWIVRDQAFRDGATTTGFLAERLDESIFTKPQTPPDAALLCCAALLLDGLAPWRIAGVGMPIHLMSDDGASFDILADVTADENVWRLSGSLTGKLHVSTRGTSLVAQLGEAPEIEGTASFDDDDDFVVQTGGQTYSLAFADPPSLSGAAAAAGASAPGRVSSPMPGKIVKIAVSQGETVEERALLVVLEAMKMEHRIEADAAGEVKNVFVREGEIVSGGAPLVEIG; this comes from the coding sequence GTGATTCAGCGTTTATTGATCGCCAATCGCGGTGAAATCGCGGTCCGTATCGCGCGCGGTGCACGCGAGATGGGAATCGTCCCGCTCGGCATCTATTCCGAAGCCGACGCCGAGGCGTACCACTTGGAGTTCATGGACGACGCGCGCTGTGTCGGCCCGGCTCCGGCCACGGAGTCGTATCTCGATATCGAAGCCGTCGTCGCCGCGGGCGTCGCGATGCGCGCCGACGCGGTGCATCCGGGCTACGGATTTCTCTCGGAACGCGCGGCCTTTGCACGCGCAGTCGCGGCAGCGGGGATGACGTTCGTCGGGCCGAGCCCCGAAGCGATGGCCGCCATGGGCAGCAAGATCGAAGCCAAGCGACGGGTGCGCGAATCCGGCGTGCCGACGGTTCCCGGTTACGACGGCGACGATCAGTCGTTGGAAATGTTGCGCGCGCAAGCCGGCCAAATGGGATTTCCGGTGTTGATCAAGGCCAGCGCCGGCGGTGGCGGGCGCGGCATGCGCGTCGTCCAGAACCTGGCAGACTTCGACGATGCGTTAGCGGCCGCGCAGCGCGAAGCGCAATCGGCGTTTGGCGACCACGCCGTATTGCTGGAGAAATATCTGATCGATCCGCGGCACATCGAGTTTCAAGTGCTGGCCGACGCGCACGGCACGACGATTCACTTAGGCGAGCGCGAATGTTCGATTCAGCGCCGCCATCAGAAAATCGTCGAGGAAGCGCCGTCGGTCGCGCTCTCGCCCGAATTACGTGCGACAATGGGCGCCAGCGCTGTTGCGGCCGCGCGATCGGTCGGCTACGTCAACGCCGGAACCTGCGAGTTCATGCTCGATTCGTCCGGCAACTATTATTTTTTAGAGATGAATACGCGGTTGCAAGTCGAGCATCCGGTGACCGAGCTCGTGTACGGCGTCGATTTGGTGCATTGGCAATTGCGCATCGCATCGGGCGAACGTTTGACCATTTCGCAAGACGACGCGCGGCCGCGCGGCTGGTCGATCGAAACGCGCATTTATGCCGAAGATCCGGCCAACCACATGCTGCCGTCGACGGGGACCATCGAGCATTGGATTCCGCCGGAAGGTCCGGGCATTCGTCTAGATTCGGGCGTCGCGGCCGGTAGCGATGTGAGCGTGTATTACGATCCGATGCTCGCGAAGTTGATCGTGTACGGCAGCGATCGTGCGGCTGCGGTCGCGCGCATGGATGCCGCGCTCGACGATTTCGTGGTCGACGGCGTACGTACGAATATTCCGCTGTTATCGTGGATCGTGCGCGACCAGGCGTTTCGCGATGGCGCAACCACGACCGGGTTCTTAGCCGAACGGTTGGACGAATCGATCTTCACCAAACCGCAAACCCCGCCGGATGCGGCGCTACTGTGCTGCGCGGCGCTATTGCTCGACGGCCTGGCGCCGTGGCGCATCGCCGGCGTCGGGATGCCGATCCATTTGATGTCGGACGACGGCGCGTCGTTCGATATTTTGGCCGACGTAACGGCCGATGAAAACGTTTGGCGCTTAAGCGGATCGCTCACCGGCAAACTCCACGTTTCGACGCGCGGCACGTCGCTCGTGGCCCAACTCGGCGAGGCGCCCGAAATCGAAGGCACCGCATCGTTTGACGACGACGATGATTTCGTGGTCCAGACCGGCGGCCAGACCTACAGCCTCGCCTTCGCCGATCCGCCATCGCTCAGCGGCGCGGCGGCCGCGGCCGGCGCGTCGGCCCCCGGACGAGTTTCCAGCCCGATGCCGGGCAAGATCGTCAAAATCGCCGTTTCCCAAGGTGAGACGGTCGAAGAGCGCGCGCTCCTGGTTGTGCTCGAGGCCATGAAAATGGAACATCGCATCGAGGCCGATGCAGCCGGCGAAGTCAAAAATGTGTTCGTACGTGAAGGGGAGATCGTCAGCGGCGGAGCGCCGCTGGTGGAAATTGGATAA
- a CDS encoding enoyl-CoA hydratase-related protein — MAASTLNVSFDDGIARVALARPDVRNAFNAKMIGELAETFTRLSGADDVRAVVLSGEGKAFCGGADVGWMRESLDLSFEQNAIDAQRMSDMFRTIDNCPRPVIARVHGAALGGGSGLASVCDIVLAADDALFGFTEVKLGIIPAVISPFVIAKIGPSNARALFLTGERFDAKRAVQIGLAHDVVSIDELDARVELTLKEILSAGPYAVRAAKRLVRNVLDATYEESREITSQAIANQRISPEGQEGLRAFLERRKAGFHK; from the coding sequence ATGGCCGCTTCGACCCTTAACGTCAGCTTCGACGACGGAATCGCCAGGGTCGCGCTCGCGCGCCCCGACGTCCGCAACGCATTCAACGCCAAAATGATCGGCGAACTCGCCGAAACGTTCACCCGCCTCTCTGGGGCTGACGACGTTCGGGCGGTCGTCCTGTCCGGCGAGGGCAAGGCCTTCTGCGGCGGCGCCGACGTCGGCTGGATGCGCGAATCGCTGGACCTCAGTTTCGAACAGAACGCGATCGACGCGCAACGCATGAGCGATATGTTCCGCACCATCGACAACTGCCCGAGGCCGGTGATCGCGCGGGTGCACGGGGCCGCGTTGGGGGGCGGTTCGGGCCTTGCCTCGGTGTGCGATATCGTCCTGGCCGCCGACGACGCGCTCTTCGGTTTTACCGAAGTGAAACTAGGCATCATTCCTGCAGTGATTTCGCCGTTCGTCATCGCCAAGATCGGGCCGTCGAACGCGCGCGCGCTGTTTCTCACCGGCGAGCGTTTCGACGCGAAACGCGCGGTGCAAATCGGCCTCGCGCACGACGTGGTTTCGATCGACGAACTCGACGCACGGGTCGAGTTGACGCTGAAAGAGATCCTGAGCGCCGGCCCGTATGCGGTGCGCGCCGCAAAACGACTCGTACGCAACGTGCTCGACGCCACTTACGAAGAATCGCGTGAAATCACGAGCCAGGCGATCGCCAATCAACGCATCAGTCCCGAGGGCCAAGAAGGGCTGCGCGCATTTCTCGAGCGCCGCAAAGCCGGTTTCCACAAGTGA
- a CDS encoding cytochrome b/b6 domain-containing protein, producing MGARAMRLIYRYAWLTRASHWLWALAFAVLVSSGLQIFNASPNLDASDKSNAARRVLAIGAPSDGVGTTTIFGHTFFTTGWLGWTDDGQGSQGLHAFPAWITIPGNQDLAGGRRWHFFFAWIGGLSWLVWLISAWRKGSLRDLVLRPSDIPKLWPMQAYYFHLRREPPPHGVYNPLQKFSYTAILFAIAPFVVLTGLALSPGIDAIANPLTWLLGGRQFARLWHFVGMGLLLAFFAVHVFQVATQGVVNQMRAMITGWYKLDEREVTGP from the coding sequence ATGGGTGCGCGAGCGATGCGATTGATCTACCGCTATGCTTGGCTGACCCGAGCCAGCCACTGGCTCTGGGCGCTTGCGTTTGCCGTGCTCGTCTCGAGCGGTCTGCAGATTTTCAACGCCTCTCCGAACCTGGACGCTTCCGATAAAAGCAATGCGGCGCGGCGCGTCTTGGCGATCGGTGCGCCGTCGGACGGCGTCGGCACGACGACGATTTTCGGACATACGTTTTTTACCACCGGATGGCTGGGCTGGACCGACGACGGCCAAGGATCGCAGGGCTTACACGCCTTTCCGGCCTGGATCACGATCCCGGGCAACCAAGATCTCGCCGGGGGGCGCCGCTGGCATTTCTTTTTCGCGTGGATCGGCGGACTGAGTTGGCTGGTCTGGCTGATTTCCGCATGGAGGAAGGGCAGTCTGCGAGATCTCGTCTTGCGCCCATCGGATATTCCGAAGCTGTGGCCGATGCAGGCGTATTATTTTCACCTGCGGCGCGAGCCTCCGCCGCACGGCGTGTACAATCCGCTGCAAAAGTTTTCGTACACGGCGATCTTGTTCGCGATCGCGCCGTTCGTCGTGCTGACCGGGCTAGCGTTGTCGCCGGGCATAGACGCGATCGCTAATCCATTGACGTGGCTGTTAGGCGGACGGCAGTTCGCGCGGCTGTGGCACTTCGTGGGCATGGGATTGTTGCTGGCGTTTTTCGCGGTGCACGTGTTTCAGGTAGCGACGCAAGGCGTCGTCAATCAGATGCGTGCGATGATCACCGGCTGGTACAAGTTGGATGAGCGAGAGGTGACCGGCCCGTGA
- a CDS encoding molybdopterin-dependent oxidoreductase produces the protein MKRRLFLASSISAALAGCGPIANTVANNPAWQKVLESVEPLDHALIGTRGLAREYADSAVDRNFRVNGFATPDDSHYVRLAAHGFVDYKLVVDGAVDRPRTFAYSQLLRMPRQTQTTRHDCVEGWSAIGKWSGVRLADILDAAGVRRDARYAIFHCLDNDGSGTLYYESLDLHQAYHPQALLALTLNDALLDPAHGAPVRLRVPTQLGYKSAKWVARIELASSFASVGGGRGGYWEDQGYEWYAGI, from the coding sequence GTGAAGCGTCGCTTGTTTTTGGCATCATCGATCTCGGCGGCGCTGGCCGGCTGCGGTCCGATCGCCAACACCGTCGCCAACAATCCGGCGTGGCAGAAAGTACTCGAATCGGTCGAGCCGCTCGATCATGCGTTGATCGGCACGCGCGGTTTGGCGCGTGAGTACGCCGATTCGGCGGTCGATCGCAACTTTCGCGTCAACGGCTTTGCGACGCCGGACGATTCGCACTACGTGCGATTGGCCGCGCACGGCTTCGTCGATTACAAGCTGGTCGTCGATGGCGCGGTCGATCGGCCGCGCACGTTTGCCTATTCGCAGTTGCTGCGCATGCCGCGCCAGACACAAACGACGAGACACGATTGCGTTGAGGGATGGAGTGCGATCGGCAAATGGAGCGGCGTACGCCTAGCCGATATTCTCGACGCCGCCGGCGTGCGTCGCGACGCGCGCTATGCTATTTTTCACTGTTTAGATAACGACGGCAGCGGCACGCTGTATTACGAATCGCTGGATCTGCATCAGGCCTATCATCCGCAGGCGTTGCTGGCTTTGACGCTCAACGACGCGCTACTCGATCCCGCGCATGGGGCGCCGGTGCGGCTGCGCGTTCCCACGCAACTGGGCTACAAGAGCGCGAAATGGGTCGCGCGCATCGAGCTAGCCTCGTCGTTTGCGAGCGTCGGCGGCGGACGCGGCGGTTATTGGGAAGACCAGGGCTACGAGTGGTACGCGGGCATCTAA
- a CDS encoding DUF427 domain-containing protein: MSNRQVLQPHPGHPITVEPAKGRVVVTVAGKKVADSRNALALREAQYPVAHYIPLADVDHSLIAKTEHTTWCPYKGEASYHSISHGGARSENAIWTYEAPHDAVAAIKGHVAFYPDRVDSIEVSDD; the protein is encoded by the coding sequence TTGAGCAATCGACAAGTTTTACAACCGCACCCCGGTCATCCGATTACGGTCGAGCCCGCGAAGGGCCGCGTGGTCGTGACCGTTGCCGGTAAGAAGGTCGCCGACTCGCGCAATGCGTTGGCGCTGCGCGAGGCCCAATATCCGGTCGCGCATTACATTCCGCTCGCCGACGTCGACCACAGCCTGATCGCGAAGACCGAGCACACGACGTGGTGCCCGTACAAAGGTGAAGCGTCCTATCATTCGATTTCGCACGGTGGTGCACGGAGCGAAAACGCGATCTGGACCTACGAGGCTCCGCACGATGCGGTGGCCGCGATCAAAGGTCACGTCGCGTTTTATCCGGATCGCGTCGACTCGATCGAAGTTTCGGATGATTGA
- a CDS encoding OsmC family protein, with protein MIDPLEEAILIETTEGGLFQSRVTTEDTTFIIDEPVEMGGLASGPNPYDLLAAALGGCTAMTMKLYAKRKQWPLEHVKVRVLHERDGLNGRDKFTRQIELTGQLDDEQKERLLAVSLKCPVHKTISSGADIETLIVPASSDREVESHCAHAIDCMEAATATP; from the coding sequence ATGATTGATCCGTTGGAAGAAGCGATACTGATCGAGACGACCGAAGGCGGCTTATTCCAGTCGCGGGTCACGACTGAGGACACGACGTTCATCATCGACGAGCCGGTTGAAATGGGCGGACTGGCTTCCGGTCCGAATCCCTATGACTTGCTCGCCGCCGCACTCGGCGGCTGTACCGCCATGACGATGAAACTGTACGCGAAGCGCAAACAGTGGCCGCTCGAGCACGTCAAGGTGCGCGTGTTGCACGAGCGTGACGGTCTGAACGGCCGCGACAAGTTTACGCGACAGATCGAATTGACCGGCCAACTCGACGACGAACAAAAAGAGCGGCTGCTGGCGGTCTCGCTCAAGTGTCCGGTACACAAGACGATTTCGAGCGGCGCCGACATCGAGACGCTGATCGTCCCGGCTTCGTCGGACCGGGAGGTCGAGTCCCATTGCGCGCACGCGATCGACTGCATGGAAGCCGCGACGGCGACACCCTGA
- a CDS encoding GNAT family N-acetyltransferase: protein MAATQDASVTRARVAAASACWIAYRAHDLVGTVCYYAGGHGADGPARYTNADVAHFGQFAVIPRLQGTGVGSALLDVVERKALADRKSEIACDTAELATELIGFYQKRGFRIVERHRWPHARYVSVVLSKSLHDSTQGSK from the coding sequence GTGGCCGCCACACAGGATGCGTCGGTGACGCGCGCGCGCGTCGCGGCGGCATCTGCCTGCTGGATCGCGTATCGAGCGCACGATCTCGTCGGCACGGTCTGTTACTACGCCGGAGGTCATGGCGCGGATGGACCGGCCCGGTATACGAATGCCGACGTCGCCCACTTCGGCCAGTTTGCGGTGATCCCGCGCCTTCAAGGTACGGGCGTGGGTTCTGCTCTACTCGACGTCGTGGAGCGGAAAGCGCTGGCCGATCGTAAGTCGGAAATTGCGTGCGATACCGCCGAGCTGGCCACCGAACTGATCGGCTTCTATCAGAAGCGCGGGTTTCGAATCGTGGAGCGCCATCGCTGGCCGCACGCGCGCTATGTGAGCGTCGTTTTAAGCAAGAGCCTCCATGATTCGACCCAAGGCTCGAAGTAG